A part of Bacillus rossius redtenbacheri isolate Brsri chromosome 1, Brsri_v3, whole genome shotgun sequence genomic DNA contains:
- the LOC134530407 gene encoding polycystin-2-like protein 1 — MSAPELNEVLGERQNEHVIPGTEDLPTHQNLSRWERASERLRKHHTRISIFVVFFAVFNVACFATADEAHFAGTRAATELLVETGGPDSFRGVADRHGFWAYAKGPLVTALSEHAWHESKDLVDDKQRASRDYRLLGAVRIRQVRVRNDSCVVKEVFRDKFSTCYNYYSGQAEERGPLDLGNGHVWLHHTADELGGGSYGGSVSTYGGGGYFQDFPFSRSAAIDTISRLEDRKWISQATRAVFVDFVFSNANAGLLFAVKLLVEFPPLHSAIPSWYIDTFKVIRYSTSFYLFILACEIAVVVFTLFYATEAIYEIILLRFRFFTQFWNILDLAIVVSVFAWAILKIVCYFREISVLDSLENDNDRFTNFDQLVVGHLWYTQLKALALFLTWIKFLKFTKFREILYRAYWMSFEFVIILFHFVLVNAIFAYVLFASSLDDYSTFISSMFSLMKIMVHDFDYQSLKRVQPLLGPIFFFEYVLVLYAIVLNMFLAVIYDAFGDLRKGIPRNSKGDNMWQPGAGSTHERAGQRMYDALIEYNFPRSDIELFFIRHNINPHEVESASELAQRLRATTIQNQTDFLELEELYNLLEQADDRVEALEWLLEDVQIDVDLALEELNSRTLKPA, encoded by the coding sequence ATGTCTGCTCCGGAATTAAATGAAGTCCTCGGCGAGCGCCAGAACGAACACGTGATCCCGGGAACGGAGGATCTGCCGACCCACCAAAACTTATCGCGCTGGGAGAGAGCGAGCGAGCGCCTGCGCAAGCACCACACGCGGATAAGCATCTTCGTGGTGTTCTTCGCGGTCTTCAACGTCGCCTGCTTCGCCACGGCGGACGAGGCCCACTTCGCGGGCACCAGGGCCGCGACGGAGCTGCTCGTCGAGACGGGGGGCCCGGACAGCTTCAGGGGGGTCGCCGACAGGCACGGCTTCTGGGCGTACGCCAAGGGCCCGCTGGTGACGGCCCTCTCTGAGCACGCGTGGCACGAGTCGAAGGACCTCGTGGACGACAAGCAGCGCGCTTCGAGGGACTACCGGTTGCTGGGCGCGGTGCGAATAAGGCAGGTCCGGGTGAGGAACGACTCGTGCGTCGTCAAGGAAGTTTTCCGAGACAAGTTCTCGACCTGCTACAACTATTACTCCGGCCAGGCCGAGGAACGAGGGCCGCTGGATCTCGGGAACGGACATGTTTGGCTCCACCACACCGCTGACGAGCTGGGCGGCGGCAGTTACGGCGGCAGCGTGAGCACGTACGGCGGAGGAGGCTACTTCCAAGACTTTCCCTTCTCGAGGAGCGCGGCCATAGACACCATCAGCAGGCTGGAGGACAGGAAGTGGATCTCCCAAGCGACCAGGGCGGTGTTCGTAGATTTCGTCTTTTCCAACGCGAACGCCGGTCTCCTCTTCGCGGTGAAGCTCTTGGTGGAGTTCCCGCCCCTCCACAGCGCCATTCCCTCGTGGTACATCGACACGTTTAAAGTTATCAGATACAGCACATCGTTTTATTTGTTCATTCTCGCTTGCGAGATTGCTGTGGTTGTTTTCACTCTGTTCTACGCAACGGAAGCCATCTACGAAATAATACTACTGAGATTCCGGTTTTTTACTCAGTTTTGGAATATTTTAGATTTAGCCATTGTGGTGTCAGTCTTCGCATGGGCGATACTCAAGATAGTCTGTTATTTCAGGGAGATCAGTGTTCTTGATAGTCTTGAAAATGATAACGACCGTTTCACAAATTTCGACCAGCTGGTCGTCGGTCATTTGTGGTACACCCAGCTGAAAGCTTTAGCTCTGTTTTTAACTTGGATTAAATTTCTTAAGTTTACCAAATTCAGGGAAATCCTTTACCGGGCGTATTGGATGTCTTTTGAGTTTGTAATCATATTATTTCATTTCGTTTTGGTCAATGCAATATTTGCTTACGTCCTTTTTGCCTCCAGCTTGGACGATTACAGTACATTTATTAGCTCGATGTTTTCATTGATGAAAATTATGGTGCATGACTTCGATTACCAGAGTTTGAAGAGAGTGCAGCCGTTACTGgggccaatttttttctttgaatatgTACTAGTCCTTTACGCTATCGTCCTAAACATGTTTCTGGCGGTCATCTATGATGCATTTGGAGATTTGCGAAAAGGCATACCGAGGAATAGCAAAGGCGACAACATGTGGCAACCAGGTGCAGGAAGTACGCACGAACGAGCCGGACAGAGGATGTATGATGCACTTATAGAGTACAATTTTCCCAGGTCGGACATTGAGTTATTTTTCATCAGACATAACATAAATCCACATGAGGTTGAAAGCGCAAGCGAGTTGGCGCAAAGATTGAGGGCGACCACTATCCAAAATCAGACTGACTTTCTCGAGTTAGAAGAGTTGTACAACCTGCTGGAACAGGCAGATGATCGCGTCGAAGCTCTGGAATGGCTGCTGGAAGATGTTCAAATTGATGTCGATCTCGCCTTAGAGGAATTAAACTCGAGAACTTTAAAACCAGCATAG